DNA from Brassica napus cultivar Da-Ae chromosome C4, Da-Ae, whole genome shotgun sequence:
aactttatatcagaaattgatataatatttaaacatatcagaaagaaaaagaaagaaaattccCTCCTGTCTAAGTGCGTTTGCTTTTTtggagtctctctctctatctctgaAGTGAGGATCTTTGTTTGGTTCTGCAATAATAGTTTcgtgatttttttataaaacacgAAATGTATTCTCTTCTCTCTAGTACGCATAGACCCTACTCTATTATGTTCAAGCTCTGCTTGCcctcttctctttctttatctCCCTGAAACTATGGGctttgttctctctttctctctctctgtctgtcTCTAAAGGCACAGCAACAACACTCACTGTCACACTTAAAAGCACTTCCTTTTCTCACAAATCTGAAAATGGGTTTTGCTCGGAATCATCGAAAAACAGTTACTTTGACTCCAAAACCAGAGCTTTAATCCGTGTTTCACGGCCTAAAGATCAAGACTTTCAACTCTTCCTCTCGCCTTTTCTTGATGATACAAATGAAGAAGAACAAAAGTGTGTGATTGAGTATacttaattaaacaaaaatggcGTTATGGTGCATGTCCGTTCTTCTGATTCTTGGGTTCCTGTCAAAATCTGATCTTGGTGAAGCTCAGCTAAGCGATGAAGCTGCATTGTTAGCCATTAAGAGAGACCTTAGAGTTCCAGGATGGGGTAGTAGCAGCACAGAGTACTGTACTTGGGATAGGCTCAAGTGTGGTGCTAACAACTCCTTTGTTGAAACGCTTGATCTCTCAGGGCTTCAGCTTAGAGGTAATGTCACTTTAATCTCCGACCTCAGAAGCTTGAAGCATCTAGATCTCTCTCGCAACAGCTTCACCGGACCGATTCCTGCATCTCTCGGCAACTTGTCTGACCTCGAGTTTCTTGATTTGTCTCTGAACCGTTTTGCTGGTGGGATTCCAGTTGAGTTTGGTAACCTTAGAGGTCTTAGATGGCTTAACGTTTCTAACAACTTGCTTGTGGGAGAGATACCTGATGAGCTTATGTCTCTAGAGAGGTTAGAGGAGTTTCAAGTCTCTGGAAACGGGTTAAACGGTTCTATACCTCACTGGGTAGGGAACCTGAGTAACCTCAAGGTGTTTACAGCTTATGAGAATGAGTTGGTAGGTGAGATACCTAAAGGGTTAGGTTTGGTTTCTGAACTGGAGTTATTGAACCTTCACTCAAACCAGCTTGTGGGGAAGATTCCAAAGGGGTTTTTCGAGAAAGGGAAGCTTAAAGTTTTGGTCTTGACGCAGAATAGGTTGACCGGTGAGCTCCCTGAAGAGGTGGGAATCTGCAGTGGCCTCTCCAGCATTAGAATTGGTAACAACGAGCTTGTGGGAGCCATTCCGAGGACAATAGGAAACATAAGTGGACTTACCTACTTTGAAGCAGACAATAACAATCTCTCAGGTGAGATTGTTGCAGAGTTTTCAAAGTGTTCTAACCTCACTCTCCTGAATCTAGCAGCTAATGGGTTCACCGGAACCATTCCAGCAGAGCTTGGTCAGCTCATGAGTCTTCAAGAGCTGATTCTCTCTGGTAACAGTCTCTTTGGGGAGATCCCTAAGTCGTTTCTTGGATTAGGAAACCTCAACAAGCTTGATTTAAGTAACAACAGACTCAACGGCACCATCCCTAAGGAGCTTTGCAGCATGCCGAGGCTTCAGTATCTGCTCCTTGATCAGAACTCCATAAGAGGAGACATCCCACATGAGATTGGAAACTGTCTGAAGCTGCTTGAACTCCAGCTGGGTAGAAACTACTTGACCGGAACCATTCCTCCTGAGATTGGTCACTTGAGGAGCTTGCAGATAGCTCTAAACTTGAGTTTCAACCATCTTCATGGACCATTGCCTGCCGAGTTAGGAAGACTCGACAAGCTTGTGTCATTAGATGTCTCTAACAACATGCTTACAGGAACCATACCGCAGCTGCTAAAAGGCATGATGAGTTTGTTCGAAGTTAATTTCTCAAACAACCTCTTGACCGGTCCGGTTCCTGTCTTTGTTCCATTTCAAAAGTCTCCAAACTCGAGCTTCTCGGGGAACAAAGAGCTTTGTGGAGCGCCGTTGAGCTCTTCTTGTGGATATACCGATGATATTGAACATTTGAGGTACAGTCACAGAGTGTCATACAGGATTGTGCTCGCAGTGATTGGTTCAGGTGTTGCTGTCTTTGTATCAGTCACCGTGGTGGTGGTTCTCTTCATGATGAGGGAGAAACAAGAGAAAGCAGCAGCGGGTAAAAACATCGATGTTGAAGAACACGTTGAGGATGAGCAACCAGCGATCATAGCCGGAGATGTCTTCCTTGAGAATCTTAAACAAGGGATTGATCTAGACGCAGTTGTGAAAGCAACAATGAAGGAGTCAAATAAACTCAGCACTGGAACGTTTAGTTCGGTTTATAAAGCGGTCATGCCTTCAGGGATGATTGTTTCGGTGAAGAAACTCAAATCCATGGATAGAGCTATAACTCAGCATCAGAACAAGATGATCAGAGAGCTTCAAAGACTCAGCAAACTCTGCCATGACCATTTGGTTACACCCATTGGGTTTGTTATATATGAAgatgttgctctcttgttgcATCAGCATTTACCTAATGGTAACTTAGCTCAGCTGATTCATGAGTCCGCCAAGAAACCAGAGTACCAACCTGACTGGCCAATGAGACTGTCCATAGCCGTTGGAGTAGCTGAAGGCTTAGCGTTTCTCCATCATGTCGCCATTATTCACCTTGATGTTTCCTCTAGTAATGTCCTGCTAGACTCTGGCTACAAACCTGTGCTTGGGGAAATCGAAATATCGAAACTTATAGATCCATCTCGAGGCACCGCAAGTATTAGCTCAGTTGCTGGTTCCTTTGGCTACATCCCTCCAGGTATTATAATAATGTCTATGGTTTTGGTTAACTTCATAAACTCCAACACATTTGTTTGTCTTTTCTTCCACAGAGTATGCATACACAATGCAAGTGACTGCACCGGGGAATGTATACAGCTACGGAGTGGTGTTGCTTGAGATTCTAACCTCAAGAGCGCCGGTGGAGGAAGAGTTTGGTGAAGGAGTGGATTTGGTGAAATGGGTCCATGGAGCTTCAGGGAGAGGAGAAACACCGGAACAGATACTTGACGCCAAGCTTAGCACTGTATCCTTTGCTTGGAGGAGGGAGATGCTTGCAGCTCTGAAAGTTGCATTGCTTTGCACAGATATCACACCTGCAAAAAGGCCAAAAATGAAGAGAGTAGTTGAAATGCTTCAAGAGGTTAAGCAAAAGTAAATGAGAGAGAACGAGTATGATGATGATATATAGTTTTCTTGTGACATTCATATACAAAAACGCTTCTCTCATCTGTTGTGTATTAATGTAGAGTTTTATGATAAATTGCAGTCTTGAGTTGCATTCATATGCAATTGCACACGTTATAACTAACATCATAGAAGAATCAATGTACACTATTGTAAGAACTGTTCAACAAAGCCTTTCTTGTAGAATCAAAGAATGTTAGATTACAAGACCAAGTGAAAACTAGATGGCGCCTTCATACCAGAAAGGAAACAATTGATGAATTCCATAAAAGAATAAGTGAGAAAACAATATAGAAGatataaacataaaatctaAGAGGGAATGATCTAAGTACAGTACACctattttgttttttgagtTCTTCTTTACTGAGTCAAAGTATATCATGGCTTTGGATCCTCCCCAGACGATCAACACAACCAGCAGCTTTAAGGAAGTTGTCGTAAGGGCTTGAGGCTGGTAGTTTATATGCTTGGAGTTCTGAGTAGCACTGCGTCTGAATAGTTCCCATCAATACAGAAAAATTTATCAGAGAATAGATACCAAACCAAATTGGTCAGTAGATATCTGAATCCAGCACACAATATAAAAGAGTAATCTATAGCAAATGCATACCTCGGTGTGAAAATTGATCATATGATGATAAGTTGGGATCTTAATCTCTTCATCATGCTGTGCTGGATAGCCGTTAACAGAACTTTCAGGTCTTAGCTGAGAATTGAAAAGACTCGAGATCTTCTGCTGTTTTCCCATTAACAGATTCTCACAGTGAAGCGTCATTTCTTTGTATGAAGCATCGGCTGCGTTATGGAAGGATATTAGACCCCTTTGACGTGTTGTCTCTACTACCtttcaacaaaaacaaaaataagtatTGTTAGTATATGAAACTAATCTTGGTGATGAATCTGTAAATCTAATTTCTAGTGTAACTTACAGATTCTAGAATTTGATTCACAGTCAGGAGGTCTGGCACTTCAGCAACTGTTAATGGATTATTATCTGCAACTGTTTCAGTGACATCTCCAAATTCTTGATCCTCGTGAGAGAAGAGTGCCGCAAGCTAAAGATACAGACCAAGGTTAAACACAATTTTCATCTCAAGGGTTTACTAGAGTTATGGGAAACAAAAGAACTCGTACTTACGTTTTGGTGTTTAACATCTCCAAAGTCAGCCTGAAAGGATGTCTGAGTGTCTTCTAAAACGCGGGTTCCAAGTGGACATGCATCATCCGGCATGAACTCAGTTAGCAACTGCTCTTGCATTTTCTCCATTTCAGACTGAAAAATAGTTTACTGTGGTTATCTGTCGATTTACCAAGGTTAGAGCGGTTTAGTGGGGGAGGTAGTGATAAGAAACGACTTACATTGCACATATTTTCTAAGCTTTTGACAATTTCATACACAATGGTTCCTCTGCTAAGCTCAGTGGAGACTGCTATCTTTGAAAGAGTATCCAGAGCTGAAACATCATCTTTTTGGCTTCCATACGCAACGGTCTGCAGCTGATCTGGATTTATAGCCTTCAACTTGTGGTCTTCAACCAAGTGCAAGAATGGATCAAGCTGAATCAGGTAGAAGAGGACGTTAAAGCATAGCAGTTTCTACCAAATTGAGTTGAGTGAAATAATTcccaaagaaacaaaatatcaaTGTAGCAACATTCTCATCAGAATGATCAGTCTACCATTGGTCCCTGAAGTGCCACTTTTGTAAAATCCGCCAGAGAAAAAAGACTGAATGCTTTTGAGGAGAAAAGAACCATTGATGTAGCCAGAGTGAAGAGTGACCTTCTTCGGGACGGAGGGAGTGGTCCTGAAAATAAGACGAATAATTGACTCATAAGAGTCTACATCATAGTGTCCAAACCAAAAACCTCAACGACATGTGGAAGTTCACCTCCTTCCATTGAAGAAATATCTCGCAAAGAAAGTGCCATTTGGAAACTTCGAATCAAAGCATCTTGACTTGAATTCTGAGAGATAAGAAGTTTTAGATTTGTTATTGTAAGCAAATAATTCATTAGGAGACTTAACTCATACATCTTAAAAACAATAAGAAACACTCAGATGCAGAGGTAGCAAGTATTGAGATATGAAACATAAATTACCTTGACACCAGAGAACAACAATACAAGACTGTAGGTGTTAGCAAT
Protein-coding regions in this window:
- the LOC125585177 gene encoding protein SEMI-ROLLED LEAF 2-like; the protein is MRHLRKCMHSSLDESNLPTEVANCNRLVSVAVDKCLVQLIKKVGDAGPILDAMAMMLENISGVTDVARTTIASVFRTAQIIASVPNLSYQNKAFPEALFHQLLKAMVHPDHKTRIGAHRIFSAVLVPTSVCPHPSSTITDLKKGIGLPRSLSRNASVFSSSAALFEKLRKENISSVLTSDQSQNEMLDRIKSSYSQAYSSWNQPVNSVADNSVVLLNSELDAVCIRLSSHQIGLLLSSLWAQSISPANTPENYEAIANTYSLVLLFSGVKNSSQDALIRSFQMALSLRDISSMEGGPLPPSRRRSLFTLATSMVLFSSKAFSLFSLADFTKVALQGPMLDPFLHLVEDHKLKAINPDQLQTVAYGSQKDDVSALDTLSKIAVSTELSRGTIVYEIVKSLENMCNSEMEKMQEQLLTEFMPDDACPLGTRVLEDTQTSFQADFGDVKHQNLAALFSHEDQEFGDVTETVADNNPLTVAEVPDLLTVNQILESVVETTRQRGLISFHNAADASYKEMTLHCENLLMGKQQKISSLFNSQLRPESSVNGYPAQHDEEIKIPTYHHMINFHTETQCYSELQAYKLPASSPYDNFLKAAGCVDRLGRIQSHDIL
- the LOC125585176 gene encoding leucine-rich repeat receptor-like tyrosine-protein kinase PXC3; protein product: MALWCMSVLLILGFLSKSDLGEAQLSDEAALLAIKRDLRVPGWGSSSTEYCTWDRLKCGANNSFVETLDLSGLQLRGNVTLISDLRSLKHLDLSRNSFTGPIPASLGNLSDLEFLDLSLNRFAGGIPVEFGNLRGLRWLNVSNNLLVGEIPDELMSLERLEEFQVSGNGLNGSIPHWVGNLSNLKVFTAYENELVGEIPKGLGLVSELELLNLHSNQLVGKIPKGFFEKGKLKVLVLTQNRLTGELPEEVGICSGLSSIRIGNNELVGAIPRTIGNISGLTYFEADNNNLSGEIVAEFSKCSNLTLLNLAANGFTGTIPAELGQLMSLQELILSGNSLFGEIPKSFLGLGNLNKLDLSNNRLNGTIPKELCSMPRLQYLLLDQNSIRGDIPHEIGNCLKLLELQLGRNYLTGTIPPEIGHLRSLQIALNLSFNHLHGPLPAELGRLDKLVSLDVSNNMLTGTIPQLLKGMMSLFEVNFSNNLLTGPVPVFVPFQKSPNSSFSGNKELCGAPLSSSCGYTDDIEHLRYSHRVSYRIVLAVIGSGVAVFVSVTVVVVLFMMREKQEKAAAGKNIDVEEHVEDEQPAIIAGDVFLENLKQGIDLDAVVKATMKESNKLSTGTFSSVYKAVMPSGMIVSVKKLKSMDRAITQHQNKMIRELQRLSKLCHDHLVTPIGFVIYEDVALLLHQHLPNGNLAQLIHESAKKPEYQPDWPMRLSIAVGVAEGLAFLHHVAIIHLDVSSSNVLLDSGYKPVLGEIEISKLIDPSRGTASISSVAGSFGYIPPEYAYTMQVTAPGNVYSYGVVLLEILTSRAPVEEEFGEGVDLVKWVHGASGRGETPEQILDAKLSTVSFAWRREMLAALKVALLCTDITPAKRPKMKRVVEMLQEVKQK